One Paraburkholderia sp. IMGN_8 DNA window includes the following coding sequences:
- a CDS encoding SDR family oxidoreductase, producing MGKSSKVLVAGASGLIGVAAIEGFLSAGWDVVGISRRKPKLPSGRDFEFIPVDLRNENAAREALSALDGITHVAYAAIYENADDLVSGWSNADQIEINNAMLRNVIEPLVSGKSTLKHVSILQGTKAYGVHLHPIAIPARESDPRDNHANFFFDQQDYVHDAGEKHGFTYTVLRPQLVTGKTAGALNVLPAIGVYAAIRREKGEAFGFPGGPSFVWEMADADLVGQVMVWAAQSPQAANEIFNVTNGDVFEWRSVWPAMAKTLGVNVGADEPVSIAQYIRDNADVWAKIVDKYGLASGDLHAFVGQGDQHADFAFAYGAPAGPVAFVSTIKLRKAGFNAAVDTRDAFCDALQSFIDRKLLPPAL from the coding sequence ATGGGCAAGAGCAGCAAGGTTCTGGTGGCGGGTGCGAGCGGACTCATTGGCGTAGCCGCTATCGAAGGCTTTCTCTCAGCAGGTTGGGATGTTGTCGGCATTTCCAGGCGCAAGCCGAAGCTGCCGAGCGGCCGCGACTTCGAATTTATCCCGGTGGACTTGCGCAACGAGAACGCCGCCCGTGAAGCGCTGTCTGCGCTTGACGGCATCACGCATGTTGCGTATGCAGCAATCTACGAGAACGCGGATGATCTGGTGAGCGGCTGGTCGAACGCCGATCAGATCGAGATCAACAATGCGATGCTGCGTAACGTCATCGAGCCTCTCGTCTCAGGGAAGTCGACACTTAAGCACGTGTCCATCCTGCAGGGGACGAAGGCATACGGCGTCCACCTTCACCCTATCGCTATCCCTGCACGCGAGAGCGATCCCCGCGACAATCACGCGAACTTCTTCTTCGACCAACAGGATTACGTCCACGACGCGGGTGAAAAGCACGGCTTCACCTACACCGTGCTGCGCCCGCAACTCGTCACCGGGAAGACAGCTGGCGCGCTTAACGTGCTGCCGGCCATTGGCGTCTACGCAGCTATCCGCCGCGAAAAGGGCGAAGCATTCGGCTTTCCAGGCGGCCCATCGTTCGTGTGGGAAATGGCCGACGCCGATCTCGTCGGCCAGGTGATGGTTTGGGCGGCGCAATCTCCACAAGCGGCGAACGAGATCTTCAACGTCACCAACGGCGATGTCTTCGAATGGCGGAGCGTGTGGCCGGCGATGGCGAAGACGCTGGGCGTGAACGTCGGAGCAGATGAGCCTGTCAGTATCGCGCAGTACATTCGCGACAACGCCGACGTGTGGGCGAAGATCGTCGACAAGTACGGCCTTGCGAGTGGCGATCTCCATGCGTTCGTCGGACAGGGCGATCAGCATGCGGACTTTGCGTTTGCATACGGCGCACCGGCGGGCCCGGTTGCTTTCGTCAGCACCATCAAGCTTCGCAAAGCGGGATTCAATGCGGCCGTCGACACCCGGGATGCATTTTGCGACGCGCTCCAGTCTTTCATAGACCGGAAGCTCCTGCCGCCCGCACTGTAA
- a CDS encoding alkene reductase: protein MNKLFSRTHVGPFELNHRVVLAPLTRMRTEEGNVPGDLMVDYYAQRASEGGLLITDATAVSPLGIAYVDAPGIYTDAQVKGWKRVIDAVHAKGARIFLQMWHAGRQAHPANTGGMTPVAPSALRSLEHAAIRDGDGNVTEAELVVPRALELNEIAGIVEQFRRSAVLANEAGFDGVELHGANGYLFEQFLLDGTNHRTDAYGGPIENRARFLFETLDAVVSVWGRGRVALRLSPSGTYGTMSDSDPHATFGYVAEHLNSYDLAYLHVIEPRIRGIVEQETSASDVTSKDMRRIYQGTIIAAGGFTGESAEQIVVDGHADLVAFGRMFISNPDLPERLRAGKPLTHYDRSTFYGGDAHGYTDYASHSEVVAA, encoded by the coding sequence ATGAACAAGCTCTTCAGCCGTACCCATGTCGGACCATTCGAACTCAATCACCGCGTCGTGCTCGCCCCGCTCACGCGGATGCGTACCGAGGAAGGCAATGTCCCCGGCGACCTGATGGTCGACTACTATGCGCAGCGCGCTTCCGAAGGCGGCCTGCTGATTACCGATGCAACCGCCGTCTCGCCGCTTGGCATTGCATACGTCGACGCGCCCGGCATTTACACGGACGCTCAGGTGAAGGGTTGGAAACGCGTGATCGATGCCGTCCATGCGAAGGGCGCCCGCATTTTCCTTCAGATGTGGCACGCCGGACGCCAGGCGCACCCGGCCAACACGGGAGGAATGACGCCCGTTGCCCCTTCCGCGTTGCGCTCGCTCGAACACGCAGCCATTCGCGACGGGGACGGCAACGTCACCGAAGCTGAACTGGTCGTGCCGCGCGCGCTCGAGCTGAACGAAATTGCGGGCATCGTCGAGCAGTTCCGCCGCAGTGCCGTGCTTGCGAACGAAGCGGGCTTCGACGGTGTCGAGCTGCACGGCGCAAACGGATATCTCTTCGAACAGTTCCTGCTGGATGGAACGAACCACCGCACTGACGCGTACGGCGGTCCGATCGAAAACCGTGCGCGATTCCTGTTCGAAACGCTCGACGCAGTCGTCTCAGTGTGGGGCCGCGGTCGTGTCGCCCTTCGCCTGTCACCCAGTGGCACATACGGCACGATGTCCGACAGCGATCCGCATGCCACGTTTGGTTATGTGGCCGAGCATTTGAACAGCTATGACCTCGCGTATCTGCATGTGATTGAGCCACGCATTCGCGGCATCGTCGAGCAGGAGACGAGCGCATCGGACGTGACGTCCAAGGACATGCGCCGCATTTACCAAGGCACGATTATCGCCGCGGGTGGCTTTACGGGGGAAAGCGCCGAACAGATCGTTGTCGACGGCCATGCGGACCTCGTCGCGTTTGGGCGCATGTTTATTTCGAACCCCGACCTGCCCGAACGTCTGCGCGCC
- the hemL gene encoding glutamate-1-semialdehyde 2,1-aminomutase — protein sequence MSKNQTLFDRAQRTIPGGVNSPVRAFRSVGGTPRFIERAEGPYFWDADKTRYIDYIGSWGPMILGHVHPEVLEAVQRALVNGFSFGAPTESEVEIAEEICKLVPSIEQVRMVSSGTEATMSALRLARGFTNRSRIVKFEGCYHGHADSLLVKAGSGLLTFGNPTSAGVPADIARHTTVLEYNNVAELEEAFKAFGNEIASVIVEPVAGNMNLVRATPEFLQALRRLCTQYGSVLIFDEVMCGFRVALGGAQEVYGITPDLTCLGKVIGGGMPAAAFGGRRDIMAHLAPLGGVYQAGTLSGNPIAVAAGLKTLQLIQAPGFYDTLAARTTRLVQGLANVAREAKVPFAADSLGGMFGLYFTESIPTSFAEVTKSDVPRFNAFFHKMLDAGVYFAPSAYEAGFVSIAHDDAIVDATIDAARGAFAALAA from the coding sequence ATGTCCAAAAACCAGACCCTCTTCGACCGCGCGCAGCGCACCATCCCAGGCGGCGTGAACTCGCCGGTAAGAGCATTCCGCTCAGTAGGCGGCACCCCCCGCTTCATCGAACGCGCCGAAGGCCCCTACTTCTGGGACGCCGACAAAACCCGCTATATCGACTACATCGGCTCGTGGGGCCCGATGATCCTCGGCCACGTCCACCCGGAAGTACTCGAAGCGGTCCAGCGTGCGCTGGTGAACGGCTTCTCCTTCGGCGCCCCGACCGAATCGGAAGTGGAAATCGCCGAAGAAATCTGCAAACTGGTGCCGTCGATCGAGCAGGTCCGCATGGTATCGAGCGGCACTGAAGCGACCATGAGCGCGCTGCGTCTCGCGCGCGGCTTCACGAACCGCAGCCGCATCGTCAAGTTCGAAGGCTGCTATCACGGCCACGCGGATAGTTTGCTCGTCAAAGCCGGCTCGGGCCTGCTCACGTTCGGCAATCCGACGTCAGCCGGCGTGCCGGCCGATATCGCCAGGCACACCACGGTGCTCGAATACAACAACGTCGCCGAACTCGAAGAAGCGTTCAAGGCGTTCGGCAACGAGATCGCGTCGGTGATCGTCGAACCGGTCGCGGGCAACATGAACCTTGTGCGCGCCACGCCCGAATTCCTGCAAGCATTGCGGCGTCTGTGCACCCAGTACGGCTCGGTGCTGATTTTCGACGAAGTGATGTGCGGTTTCCGCGTCGCCCTGGGTGGCGCGCAAGAGGTCTACGGCATCACGCCTGATCTCACGTGTCTCGGCAAGGTAATCGGCGGCGGCATGCCGGCGGCAGCCTTCGGCGGACGGCGCGACATCATGGCTCACCTTGCGCCGCTCGGTGGCGTCTACCAGGCGGGCACGCTATCGGGTAATCCGATCGCGGTGGCCGCGGGCCTGAAAACGCTGCAACTGATTCAGGCGCCGGGCTTCTATGACACGCTCGCCGCGCGCACCACGCGTCTCGTGCAAGGTCTGGCGAATGTCGCGCGCGAGGCGAAGGTGCCGTTCGCGGCTGATTCGCTCGGCGGCATGTTCGGCCTGTACTTCACCGAGTCGATCCCGACCAGCTTCGCCGAAGTCACGAAGAGCGACGTGCCGCGCTTCAATGCGTTCTTCCACAAGATGCTCGACGCTGGCGTGTACTTCGCGCCGTCGGCATATGAAGCCGGCTTCGTGTCGATCGCGCACGACGACGCGATCGTCGACGCCACGATCGACGCAGCGCGTGGCGCGTTCGCCGCGCTTGCGGCCTGA
- a CDS encoding riboflavin synthase, whose translation MFTGIVAAVGRIASVKPLADDGKTDGDAGVRLNVEAGGLDLDDVQLGDSITIQGACMTVVAKTAHSFEVDVSRESLNCTVGLGEPGEVNLEKALRAHDRLGGHIVSGHVDGLGTVTHFAPVGESHELRVLAPREIGRYLAYKGSITVNGVSLTVNSVKDRDDGCEFSINLIPHTVQVTSLKNLHEGSQVNLEIDLIARYVERMLSASQDGYKPLK comes from the coding sequence ATGTTTACAGGAATCGTCGCGGCGGTCGGCCGCATCGCATCAGTCAAACCCCTCGCTGACGACGGCAAGACGGACGGCGACGCGGGCGTGCGCCTGAACGTCGAAGCCGGCGGCCTCGATCTCGACGACGTGCAACTGGGCGACAGCATCACGATCCAGGGCGCCTGCATGACGGTCGTTGCAAAAACCGCGCATTCGTTCGAAGTCGACGTCTCGCGCGAAAGCCTGAACTGCACGGTCGGCTTGGGCGAGCCCGGCGAGGTGAATCTCGAGAAGGCGCTGCGCGCGCATGACCGGCTCGGTGGCCATATCGTGTCCGGGCACGTGGACGGCCTCGGCACAGTCACGCATTTCGCGCCGGTCGGAGAGTCGCATGAACTGCGCGTTTTGGCACCGCGTGAGATCGGTCGCTATCTGGCGTACAAAGGCTCGATTACCGTCAACGGCGTGAGCCTGACCGTCAACTCGGTTAAAGATCGCGACGACGGTTGCGAGTTTTCGATCAATCTGATTCCTCACACGGTTCAGGTGACCTCGCTGAAAAATCTGCACGAAGGTTCGCAGGTAAATCTGGAGATCGATCTGATTGCGCGGTACGTGGAGCGGATGCTCAGCGCGTCTCAGGACGGCTACAAGCCGTTGAAGTAA
- a CDS encoding LysR substrate-binding domain-containing protein gives MDCLPYFHQNQLNLRFGDGIPDKTISVHPQGRFKADSGIALAAAAVAGLGIAWLPASLVEPYLASGALVSLMTRYPPPTAGMFVVWPPGSHPARKVRVLTELLIEHFG, from the coding sequence ATCGACTGTCTACCGTATTTTCACCAAAACCAGCTGAATCTACGCTTTGGTGACGGTATACCTGACAAAACGATCTCTGTTCATCCGCAGGGGCGCTTCAAGGCCGACAGCGGCATAGCTCTCGCCGCCGCCGCCGTCGCGGGACTAGGCATCGCCTGGCTTCCGGCGAGCCTCGTCGAGCCCTATTTGGCGTCCGGCGCCCTTGTTTCTTTGATGACACGCTATCCTCCACCGACGGCCGGCATGTTTGTCGTCTGGCCGCCAGGATCGCATCCTGCGCGAAAGGTTCGAGTCCTCACTGAACTGCTGATCGAGCATTTCGGATAG
- a CDS encoding Bcr/CflA family multidrug efflux MFS transporter — protein MSHVTRRRPDGRLILLLGALAACGPISIDMYLPSLPTIAQAFAVGTGTAQTTLTSFMFGFSIGMLLYGPLSDTYGRRPVLLGGIVMYALASVACALSFSIGSLVMFRFVQALGAGAASVLARAIARDAHGPSDAARVLSMLAIVTSIGPLLAPLIGGQLLLLGGWRVVFAVLTLFGAVCAVTAFLKVPETWPREKRAQSALLQSFGAYGKLLRDPVAWGHMLCGGMAFASMFAYITATPFVYIEYFHVSAQHYGFLFALNIVGIMFGNLMNTRLVGRLGSLPIISFAATVSCVGSLFVCLVSLTGWGGLWSIVFGLFFVVGVVGLLSANCTTDLMHRYPMNAGAAAAVFGAVQLALGALSSLAVGLWQDGSPKGMGIVIGVAGTLCYVGRILVVKWHGKKVPVVAA, from the coding sequence ATGTCTCACGTCACCAGACGCCGGCCCGATGGCCGGCTGATTCTGTTGCTCGGCGCGCTTGCCGCGTGCGGGCCGATTTCCATCGACATGTATCTGCCCAGTCTGCCGACCATTGCACAGGCCTTCGCGGTGGGCACCGGTACCGCGCAGACGACGCTCACCAGTTTCATGTTCGGTTTTTCGATCGGCATGCTGCTGTACGGTCCGCTGTCGGATACGTACGGTCGACGCCCCGTGCTGCTCGGCGGCATCGTCATGTATGCATTGGCGAGCGTCGCGTGCGCGCTGTCGTTCTCGATCGGGTCGCTAGTGATGTTCCGTTTCGTGCAGGCGCTGGGCGCGGGCGCGGCCTCGGTGCTGGCGCGTGCGATTGCCCGCGATGCGCACGGGCCGTCCGACGCCGCGCGCGTGCTGTCGATGCTCGCCATCGTGACGTCGATCGGGCCGTTACTCGCGCCGCTGATCGGCGGGCAGTTGCTGCTGCTCGGCGGCTGGCGCGTGGTCTTTGCCGTCCTGACACTGTTCGGTGCGGTGTGCGCCGTCACCGCGTTCCTCAAGGTGCCGGAAACGTGGCCGCGCGAAAAGCGTGCACAGTCGGCGTTGCTGCAATCGTTCGGCGCCTACGGCAAGTTACTGCGCGATCCGGTCGCGTGGGGGCATATGCTGTGCGGCGGAATGGCGTTCGCATCGATGTTCGCCTACATCACGGCGACGCCGTTCGTGTACATCGAGTACTTCCATGTGTCGGCACAGCATTACGGATTTCTGTTCGCGCTGAATATCGTCGGCATCATGTTCGGCAACTTGATGAATACCCGTCTGGTCGGCCGGCTCGGCTCGCTGCCGATCATTTCGTTTGCGGCTACCGTCAGTTGCGTCGGCTCGTTGTTTGTCTGTCTCGTGTCGTTGACCGGCTGGGGCGGCTTGTGGTCGATCGTGTTCGGCCTGTTCTTTGTGGTCGGCGTGGTGGGGCTGCTGTCCGCCAATTGCACCACCGATCTGATGCATCGCTATCCGATGAATGCCGGTGCAGCGGCCGCCGTGTTCGGCGCGGTGCAGTTGGCGCTTGGCGCGCTGTCGAGTCTGGCCGTTGGGCTCTGGCAGGACGGCTCGCCCAAGGGGATGGGCATCGTGATCGGCGTCGCGGGCACGCTGTGTTACGTCGGCCGGATTCTGGTGGTCAAGTGGCACGGAAAGAAAGTGCCCGTGGTTGCTGCTTGA
- the ribD gene encoding bifunctional diaminohydroxyphosphoribosylaminopyrimidine deaminase/5-amino-6-(5-phosphoribosylamino)uracil reductase RibD, which produces MFSQTDFVHMERALALAKRGMYTTDPNPRVGCVLVKNGEVIGEGFTQPAGQDHAEVRALKDARSRGHDLRGATAYVTLEPCSHFGRTPPCANALIDAQVERVVAAMEDPNPQVSGRGLAMLRDVGIEVRCGLLANEAHELNIGFVSRMTRGRPWVRMKVAASLDGRTGLPSGASQWITGEAARADGHAWRARASAILTGIGTVRGDDPRMTVRAVDTPRQPQRILIDSQLDVPPEAQILAGAPTLIFCGNLDQRHTERANALRDRGAEIVQLANAAGKVDLPAMLKVLGERSVNELHVEAGYKLNGSLLREGCVDELLVYLAPSLLGADSMSMFNLLAPDTLEGRVQLNFHAVDRIGEDLRILARFVPRPAPEAEPGPAPQPTSN; this is translated from the coding sequence ATGTTTTCGCAAACCGATTTCGTCCATATGGAACGCGCGCTCGCGTTGGCCAAGCGCGGTATGTACACGACCGACCCGAATCCGCGCGTCGGTTGCGTGCTGGTCAAGAACGGCGAAGTGATCGGCGAAGGCTTTACGCAACCGGCCGGCCAGGACCACGCCGAGGTTCGCGCGTTGAAAGACGCGCGTTCGCGCGGCCATGACCTGCGCGGCGCGACGGCCTACGTGACGCTCGAGCCGTGCAGCCACTTCGGCCGCACGCCGCCGTGCGCGAATGCGTTGATCGACGCGCAGGTCGAGCGCGTGGTCGCGGCGATGGAAGACCCGAATCCGCAGGTCTCCGGGCGCGGTCTCGCCATGCTGCGTGACGTCGGCATCGAAGTGCGTTGCGGGCTGCTCGCCAACGAAGCGCACGAACTGAACATCGGCTTCGTGTCGCGCATGACGCGCGGCCGCCCGTGGGTACGCATGAAAGTGGCGGCGTCGCTGGACGGCCGCACCGGTTTGCCGTCGGGCGCCAGTCAATGGATTACCGGCGAAGCGGCGCGCGCCGACGGTCACGCGTGGCGCGCCCGTGCGTCGGCGATTCTGACCGGAATCGGCACCGTCAGGGGAGACGATCCGCGCATGACCGTGCGCGCCGTCGACACGCCGCGCCAGCCGCAACGCATCCTGATCGACAGCCAGCTCGACGTGCCGCCTGAAGCGCAGATTCTGGCGGGCGCGCCGACCTTGATCTTCTGCGGCAATCTCGATCAGCGTCATACCGAACGCGCTAACGCGCTGCGCGATCGCGGCGCGGAGATCGTGCAACTGGCAAATGCGGCCGGCAAGGTCGACCTGCCCGCGATGCTGAAAGTACTCGGCGAACGCAGCGTCAACGAACTGCATGTCGAGGCGGGCTACAAGCTGAACGGCTCGCTGTTGCGCGAAGGCTGTGTCGACGAACTGCTGGTTTATCTCGCCCCAAGTCTGCTCGGCGCGGACTCGATGAGCATGTTCAATCTGCTCGCGCCCGACACGCTCGAGGGCCGCGTGCAACTGAACTTCCATGCGGTCGACCGGATCGGCGAAGATCTGCGGATTCTCGCGCGCTTCGTGCCTCGTCCCGCCCCCGAAGCCGAGCCCGGACCCGCACCTCAACCTACTTCGAATTGA
- a CDS encoding RidA family protein: MAGTQHGTHLPHTDNPAGLAKPGGHYSHVAIANGFVFVSGQLPIDAQGEKLSGATFEVQAEQVLANVQAALEGAGSSIAQLVQVRVYIVDVEHWASFNQIYARWAGEARPARAVVPVPQLHYGLKIEVEATALAGSR, translated from the coding sequence ATGGCTGGTACCCAGCACGGCACGCATCTGCCGCACACGGATAACCCCGCTGGTCTCGCGAAGCCGGGCGGCCACTATAGCCACGTCGCGATCGCAAATGGATTTGTGTTCGTCTCAGGACAGTTGCCGATCGACGCGCAGGGTGAGAAGCTCTCCGGTGCTACGTTCGAGGTCCAGGCCGAACAGGTGCTGGCTAATGTGCAGGCTGCGCTCGAAGGAGCGGGCAGCAGCATCGCGCAACTGGTGCAGGTGCGGGTCTATATCGTCGATGTCGAGCACTGGGCGAGCTTCAATCAGATCTACGCGCGCTGGGCAGGCGAAGCACGGCCGGCGCGTGCGGTCGTGCCGGTCCCCCAATTGCATTACGGCTTGAAGATCGAGGTCGAGGCGACTGCGCTGGCAGGAAGCCGATGA
- the hemW gene encoding radical SAM family heme chaperone HemW, with translation MIPIKPAPADIGNGVIKAFTSPGSIRLTSLPPLALYVHFPWCVRKCPYCDFNSHEWKGDTFPETEYLDALRADLEMALPLVWGRQVHTVFIGGGTPSLLSAAGLDRMLSDVRALLPLDADAEITLEANPGTFEAAKFAQFRASGVNRLSVGIQSFNEAHLKALGRIHDATQASHAVEVAATTFDNFNLDLMFALPQQTLAECQADVETALSFAPPHLSLYHLTLEPNTLFAKFPPALPDDDASADMQDWIHERTTAAGYTRYEVSAYAQPHRQSRHNLNYWRFGDYLGIGAGAHTKLSFPNRVLRQARYKHPTTFIEQAKAGTAVQEEHEVGPRDLPFEFMLNALRLVEGFPVHRFIERTGLPMTSIEPALQEAERRKLITRDHEKIAPTPLGQAFLNDLQALFLKDPQ, from the coding sequence GTGATTCCGATCAAACCGGCCCCTGCCGATATCGGCAATGGCGTCATCAAGGCATTTACGTCGCCGGGCAGCATTCGTCTGACGTCGCTGCCTCCATTGGCGCTGTACGTGCATTTTCCGTGGTGTGTGCGCAAGTGCCCGTATTGCGATTTCAATTCGCACGAGTGGAAAGGCGACACGTTTCCCGAGACCGAATACCTCGATGCGTTGCGCGCCGATCTCGAGATGGCCTTGCCGCTCGTGTGGGGCCGTCAGGTGCATACGGTGTTCATCGGCGGCGGCACGCCCAGCTTGCTGTCGGCGGCCGGGCTCGACCGGATGCTGTCCGACGTGCGCGCGCTGTTGCCGCTCGATGCCGACGCGGAAATCACGCTCGAGGCCAATCCCGGCACCTTCGAAGCGGCGAAGTTCGCGCAGTTTCGCGCGAGCGGTGTGAATCGATTGTCGGTGGGCATCCAGAGTTTCAACGAGGCGCACCTGAAAGCGCTCGGCCGGATTCACGACGCGACGCAAGCAAGCCATGCAGTCGAAGTGGCAGCGACCACTTTCGACAACTTCAATCTCGACCTGATGTTCGCGCTGCCGCAGCAGACGCTTGCCGAATGTCAGGCCGACGTTGAAACGGCGTTGTCGTTCGCGCCGCCGCACTTGTCGCTGTATCACCTGACGCTCGAGCCGAACACGCTGTTTGCGAAATTCCCGCCCGCGCTGCCCGACGACGACGCCTCCGCCGACATGCAGGACTGGATTCACGAGCGTACGACGGCGGCCGGTTACACCCGCTACGAGGTATCGGCGTATGCGCAGCCGCACCGGCAAAGCAGGCACAATCTGAACTACTGGCGCTTCGGCGACTATCTCGGCATTGGGGCTGGCGCGCATACCAAACTGTCGTTTCCGAACCGCGTGCTGCGTCAGGCGCGCTACAAGCATCCGACCACCTTCATCGAGCAGGCCAAGGCCGGCACGGCGGTGCAGGAAGAACACGAGGTCGGGCCGCGCGATCTGCCGTTCGAGTTCATGCTGAACGCGCTGCGGCTGGTGGAAGGGTTTCCGGTGCATCGGTTTATCGAGCGCACGGGGCTGCCGATGACGTCGATCGAGCCGGCTTTGCAGGAGGCGGAACGGCGCAAGCTGATTACGCGCGATCACGAAAAGATCGCACCGACGCCGCTCGGTCAGGCCTTTCTGAACGATCTGCAGGCGTTGTTTCTGAAAGATCCGCAGTGA